The Ahaetulla prasina isolate Xishuangbanna chromosome 4, ASM2864084v1, whole genome shotgun sequence genome has a window encoding:
- the LOC131198436 gene encoding uncharacterized protein LOC131198436 isoform X3, with protein MNCGSQPVHHQPSPLEQTALHDHALYCIPEEAEALKHLVRKLKDTVSHQSNLLYSLQKTVEDQELQYRELQEKAEAKECHVLTDLEARVSQLEVRNQYQLEPRGPCLQKDQGAYSATILSLNKQVRRQLEDRAQHEVFSLEGINTHSKLLRFYTGFDGYPRLKAFLDFLQEGESLENCPPCALNPENQLFLVLVRLRLGLLLQDLAFRFHISESTACRYWLSWMELMERKLRQVPVAFSRRYIDAFKPQQSLRHHDMMLVALDCAELFFEAQGRTRGKRDGSRSPRAHYSIHGSALAAPSGFLTFNAGTGHELPTLPPFLQAGPVELTAEQEAAKRQVLSLHSLTDKALGFRFLRLVHPQNMEDQVRRAWVISCYLACLLHEPMGLT; from the exons ATGAACTGTGGCAGCCAGCCTGTCCACCACCAGCCCAGCCCATTGGAACAGACAGCTCTCCACGATCATGCTCTGTATTGCATCCCTGAGGAAGCAGAAGCTCTGAAGCACCTGGTGAGGAAGCTGAAGGACACTGTGTCCCACCAGAGTAATCTCCTCTACAGCCTGCAGAAAACTGTAGAGGACCAGGAACTCCAATATCGGGAACTTCAG GAAAAAGCAGAAGCCAAGGAATGCCATGTTCTCACTGATCTCGAAGCCCGTGTTTCTCAACTTGAAGTCAGGAACCAGTACCAGCTGGAGCCTCGGGGGCCATGTTTGCAGAAGGACCAGGGTGCCTACAGTGCCACCATCCTCTCGCTGAACAAGCAAGTGAGGAGGCAGCTTGAAGACCGAGCGCAGCATGAAGTTTTCTCCCTGGAGGGTATCAACACTCATAGCAAGTTGTTGAGGTTCTACACAGGCTTTGATGGATACCCTCGCCTCAAGGCCTTCTTGGACTTCCTCCAGGAGGGGGAGAGTCTGGAGAATTGCCCTCCCTGTGCCCTCAACCCCGAGAACCAGCTCTTCCTGGTGCTTGTCCGGTTGCGCTTGGGGCTCCTTCTTCAAGACCTGGCTTTTCGCTTCCATATCTCTGAATCTACAGCCTGCCGCTATTGGCTGAGCTGGATGGAGCTGATGGAGCGGAAACTACGACAG GTTCCAGTTGCCTTCAGCCGGCGCTACATAGATGCCTTCAAGCCACAACAGTCACTTCGACATCACGACATGATGCTGGTGGCTCTGGACTGCGCAGAGCTTTTTTTCGAAGCTCAAGGAAGGACGCGAGGCAAACGAGATGGCTCCCGGAGCCCTCGGGCCCACTATTCAATCCATGGGTCCGCCCTGGCTGCACCTAGCGGCTTCCTCACTTTCAACGCAGGAACAGGCCATGAGTTGCCCACACTGCctccattcctgcaggcgggACCCGTGGAACTGACGGCTGAGCAAGAGGCTGCCAAGAGGCAGGTACTGAGTTTACATAGCCTGACAGACAAGGCTCTCGGCTTCCGTTTCCTGCGCCTGGTTCACCCTCAGAACATGGAAGACCAAGTGAGGAGGGCCTGGGTTATCTCCTGTTACTTGGCCTGTCTGCTGCATGAACCTATGGGTCTAACCTAG
- the LOC131198436 gene encoding uncharacterized protein LOC131198436 isoform X1: MESSGSGCGCGCGCGCSRIFSQAPSDTPCNCDAHSGAEIKVSARSSPPKRKKKKLQDGFAEAVPCLGDLTLAAEEMNCGSQPVHHQPSPLEQTALHDHALYCIPEEAEALKHLVRKLKDTVSHQSNLLYSLQKTVEDQELQYRELQEKAEAKECHVLTDLEARVSQLEVRNQYQLEPRGPCLQKDQGAYSATILSLNKQVRRQLEDRAQHEVFSLEGINTHSKLLRFYTGFDGYPRLKAFLDFLQEGESLENCPPCALNPENQLFLVLVRLRLGLLLQDLAFRFHISESTACRYWLSWMELMERKLRQVPVAFSRRYIDAFKPQQSLRHHDMMLVALDCAELFFEAQGRTRGKRDGSRSPRAHYSIHGSALAAPSGFLTFNAGTGHELPTLPPFLQAGPVELTAEQEAAKRQVLSLHSLTDKALGFRFLRLVHPQNMEDQVRRAWVISCYLACLLHEPMGLT; the protein is encoded by the exons ATGGAGAGCAGCGGCAGCGGCTGCGGCTGCGGCTGCGGCTGCGGCTGTAGCCGCATTTTCTCGCAG GCTCCCTCGGATACACCATGCAACTGTGATGCACACTCTGGGGCAGAGATAAAGGTGTCTGCCAGATCCTCTCCGcctaaaaggaagaagaaaaagctgcAGGATGGCTTTG CAGAAGCTGTCCCGTGTCTTGGTGACCTGACCTTAGCAGCTGAGGAGATGAACTGTGGCAGCCAGCCTGTCCACCACCAGCCCAGCCCATTGGAACAGACAGCTCTCCACGATCATGCTCTGTATTGCATCCCTGAGGAAGCAGAAGCTCTGAAGCACCTGGTGAGGAAGCTGAAGGACACTGTGTCCCACCAGAGTAATCTCCTCTACAGCCTGCAGAAAACTGTAGAGGACCAGGAACTCCAATATCGGGAACTTCAG GAAAAAGCAGAAGCCAAGGAATGCCATGTTCTCACTGATCTCGAAGCCCGTGTTTCTCAACTTGAAGTCAGGAACCAGTACCAGCTGGAGCCTCGGGGGCCATGTTTGCAGAAGGACCAGGGTGCCTACAGTGCCACCATCCTCTCGCTGAACAAGCAAGTGAGGAGGCAGCTTGAAGACCGAGCGCAGCATGAAGTTTTCTCCCTGGAGGGTATCAACACTCATAGCAAGTTGTTGAGGTTCTACACAGGCTTTGATGGATACCCTCGCCTCAAGGCCTTCTTGGACTTCCTCCAGGAGGGGGAGAGTCTGGAGAATTGCCCTCCCTGTGCCCTCAACCCCGAGAACCAGCTCTTCCTGGTGCTTGTCCGGTTGCGCTTGGGGCTCCTTCTTCAAGACCTGGCTTTTCGCTTCCATATCTCTGAATCTACAGCCTGCCGCTATTGGCTGAGCTGGATGGAGCTGATGGAGCGGAAACTACGACAG GTTCCAGTTGCCTTCAGCCGGCGCTACATAGATGCCTTCAAGCCACAACAGTCACTTCGACATCACGACATGATGCTGGTGGCTCTGGACTGCGCAGAGCTTTTTTTCGAAGCTCAAGGAAGGACGCGAGGCAAACGAGATGGCTCCCGGAGCCCTCGGGCCCACTATTCAATCCATGGGTCCGCCCTGGCTGCACCTAGCGGCTTCCTCACTTTCAACGCAGGAACAGGCCATGAGTTGCCCACACTGCctccattcctgcaggcgggACCCGTGGAACTGACGGCTGAGCAAGAGGCTGCCAAGAGGCAGGTACTGAGTTTACATAGCCTGACAGACAAGGCTCTCGGCTTCCGTTTCCTGCGCCTGGTTCACCCTCAGAACATGGAAGACCAAGTGAGGAGGGCCTGGGTTATCTCCTGTTACTTGGCCTGTCTGCTGCATGAACCTATGGGTCTAACCTAG
- the RPL18 gene encoding large ribosomal subunit protein eL18, translating to MGIDIRHNKDRKVRRKEPKSQDIYLRLLVKLYRFLARRTNAKFNKVILKRLFMSRTNRPPLSVSRLIRKMKLQGRENKTAVVVGTVTDDVRIQEIPKLKICALRVTQGARRRILKAGGQIMTFDQLAMAAPKGQGTVLLSGPRKARQVYRHFGKAPGTPHSHTKPYVRSKGRKFERARGRRASRGYKN from the exons ATG GGAATTGATATTCGCCATAACAAGGACCGTAAGGTTCGGCGTAAGGAGCCCAAGAGTCAAGATATTTATCTTCGTCTCTTAGTCAAG CTCTACAGATTCCTGGCTCGCCGAACCAATGCCAAATTCAACAAGGTGATACTGAAACGGCTATTCATGAGCCGCACCAATCGGCCTCCATTGTCCGTGTCTCGCTTG ATCCGTAAAATGAAGCTCCAAGGGCGGGAAAACAAAACTGCTGTTGTGGTGGGCACAGTGACAGATGATGTTCGCATCCAGGAAATTCCCAAACTGAAG ATTTGTGCCCTCAGAGTCACACAGGGAGCCCGCCGACGCATCCTGAAAGCTGGAGGCCAGATCATGACTTTTGACCAGTTAGCCATGGCTGCCCCTAAGGGCCAGGGAACTGTTTTACTTTCTG GACCCAGAAAGGCCCGCCAGGTTTATCGGCATTTTGGCAAGGCTCCTGGCACCCCCCACAGCCACACTAA gCCATATGTCCGATCCAAGGGGCGGAAATTTGAACGAGCTCGAGGTCGCCGTGCCAGTCGAGGCTACAAAAACTAG
- the LOC131198436 gene encoding uncharacterized protein LOC131198436 isoform X2, translating into MESSGSGCGCGCGCGCSRIFSQAPSDTPCNCDAHSGAEIKVSARSSPPKRKKKKLQDGFEAVPCLGDLTLAAEEMNCGSQPVHHQPSPLEQTALHDHALYCIPEEAEALKHLVRKLKDTVSHQSNLLYSLQKTVEDQELQYRELQEKAEAKECHVLTDLEARVSQLEVRNQYQLEPRGPCLQKDQGAYSATILSLNKQVRRQLEDRAQHEVFSLEGINTHSKLLRFYTGFDGYPRLKAFLDFLQEGESLENCPPCALNPENQLFLVLVRLRLGLLLQDLAFRFHISESTACRYWLSWMELMERKLRQVPVAFSRRYIDAFKPQQSLRHHDMMLVALDCAELFFEAQGRTRGKRDGSRSPRAHYSIHGSALAAPSGFLTFNAGTGHELPTLPPFLQAGPVELTAEQEAAKRQVLSLHSLTDKALGFRFLRLVHPQNMEDQVRRAWVISCYLACLLHEPMGLT; encoded by the exons ATGGAGAGCAGCGGCAGCGGCTGCGGCTGCGGCTGCGGCTGCGGCTGTAGCCGCATTTTCTCGCAG GCTCCCTCGGATACACCATGCAACTGTGATGCACACTCTGGGGCAGAGATAAAGGTGTCTGCCAGATCCTCTCCGcctaaaaggaagaagaaaaagctgcAGGATGGCTTTG AAGCTGTCCCGTGTCTTGGTGACCTGACCTTAGCAGCTGAGGAGATGAACTGTGGCAGCCAGCCTGTCCACCACCAGCCCAGCCCATTGGAACAGACAGCTCTCCACGATCATGCTCTGTATTGCATCCCTGAGGAAGCAGAAGCTCTGAAGCACCTGGTGAGGAAGCTGAAGGACACTGTGTCCCACCAGAGTAATCTCCTCTACAGCCTGCAGAAAACTGTAGAGGACCAGGAACTCCAATATCGGGAACTTCAG GAAAAAGCAGAAGCCAAGGAATGCCATGTTCTCACTGATCTCGAAGCCCGTGTTTCTCAACTTGAAGTCAGGAACCAGTACCAGCTGGAGCCTCGGGGGCCATGTTTGCAGAAGGACCAGGGTGCCTACAGTGCCACCATCCTCTCGCTGAACAAGCAAGTGAGGAGGCAGCTTGAAGACCGAGCGCAGCATGAAGTTTTCTCCCTGGAGGGTATCAACACTCATAGCAAGTTGTTGAGGTTCTACACAGGCTTTGATGGATACCCTCGCCTCAAGGCCTTCTTGGACTTCCTCCAGGAGGGGGAGAGTCTGGAGAATTGCCCTCCCTGTGCCCTCAACCCCGAGAACCAGCTCTTCCTGGTGCTTGTCCGGTTGCGCTTGGGGCTCCTTCTTCAAGACCTGGCTTTTCGCTTCCATATCTCTGAATCTACAGCCTGCCGCTATTGGCTGAGCTGGATGGAGCTGATGGAGCGGAAACTACGACAG GTTCCAGTTGCCTTCAGCCGGCGCTACATAGATGCCTTCAAGCCACAACAGTCACTTCGACATCACGACATGATGCTGGTGGCTCTGGACTGCGCAGAGCTTTTTTTCGAAGCTCAAGGAAGGACGCGAGGCAAACGAGATGGCTCCCGGAGCCCTCGGGCCCACTATTCAATCCATGGGTCCGCCCTGGCTGCACCTAGCGGCTTCCTCACTTTCAACGCAGGAACAGGCCATGAGTTGCCCACACTGCctccattcctgcaggcgggACCCGTGGAACTGACGGCTGAGCAAGAGGCTGCCAAGAGGCAGGTACTGAGTTTACATAGCCTGACAGACAAGGCTCTCGGCTTCCGTTTCCTGCGCCTGGTTCACCCTCAGAACATGGAAGACCAAGTGAGGAGGGCCTGGGTTATCTCCTGTTACTTGGCCTGTCTGCTGCATGAACCTATGGGTCTAACCTAG